CCTTGGAGCTGGGTTCAGTCTTTTCACATTAGTTTTAGACGTGATATATtctctcgtgagagtcgagagaattATATCGTCATTAAGAATAATTGTTTTATCTGTCGTGATGATGTGCAACGGGTGAGCGATGTTCACTTCGTTCATAGGTTTCACGATGCCCTGTTGGGCTACACTTTTAGGGGATGCATCCCCTATTTGCTTAAGCACTGGCTCTATTGTCTATGAAtagttttatattataaaatcacTGTAGATTTATAATAATTGGAATAGGTTCGCTGATGTAGCACTGAGTTCGCGTTCTAAGTCACCGTTAGCGGCACTTCACTGCTCGGTAACGGAGCGCTCAGGTAACACGTCCGACCCCTGCGGAGGTAGGCGAACGAATGGACACTCCAACGCTGCGCTACCGACGCcgttgaaaacatcgttgatttgtTAGGATAtattgcgctcaacggttgctttattttatttctttcaattgttatgtaattctgcttcgtgtagaaacattaaacagtgtacaaaacactcgtatattgaagaatgcataaaaattcaacgtgtaagttactctaatacgcagaaaatgaggaaaaaatcggtttttattttttttcactgcagcgcaccaaaatgaaaaatctgaaaaaaattgagaataatagtaatagcaatacatgtttactgtaaaagtataaaagtagttccggacctacttcaatacgtaattggcatttttcggcattttttgcggttttttattttttactacctggttcttcaatcaaaaaatctgaaaatctcccaaaatatgtgtcccagtacccgaagtatctctgaatttttttacatttttttactcaataggttaagagaaattgtacaaaaacatgattttcgttttcaccccattactactcccacggtcgagatttcaaattaaatattggCACATAGGGTTTTttttgataagctatcgaatgacccatcgttcgttctattcggtttgggggcacatttgacccttttattcggctataccctttcctTTTTTAATATACCGTTCAGTAAAGCAGTTTTCACGTCCATATGATgaactaacaaataatattgatTCGAAAATGCCATTAAAAATCTGTAACTTGctattcttgcaaccggtgcaAATGTTGCATCATTGTTGGGAACCGGATAAGAAACTCGTAGACTGTCGGTATATTACAGATATAATATATTTTGCAGTGGTTTCTAATATTACTCGGTTACAGCAACTAGAGTTCTACGATAAGACTAATAACGTTAACGGAAGGAATGGTGTGACTATCATTTCTCCATAATTGAGGGTCATATTCATTTGCTCTTCAAAAGGAAACTTCATTTTGATAAACACAGTGTTACTTGATTTAATATTGGAATAGGTAGGGTTGTGGGACGTATGATTGATTAAAACGACAATAATTACTGGTAGATTTATTAATGCTTTTATTAAATACGCTAAGGTATATCTCAGAGTTTTAAACCGTTCTCTAAGAGATCTGTTTCGAGACTGTGACTTCACCCGCAGAAGAAAGGCGAGAGTGAAGCGCAGTTCGCCCTGTCGTCGAGGTAACTCCGAATTACATTTATTGGATCGTTTATTAGAATTTTCGTACAAACTGGTATAGGTTTACGATGTATGTCCGGGATGACAATGTGACCCTGTGGTCTGGTGTACAAGACTGCCCGTCTCCCTGTTTGGGTCCGGTATTTAACTTAGGCCTCCTGAAGGGGTGGGAGGTAGAGTAGGAGAGCAGCCAAGGAATTCTGAGAAAGGGGGTGTTTGGGAAATCTGTTATCAGGAGGAGCCATCTTGGCGACACTAGGAATTTTGGAAAAAGGGGACGCTCGGAAAATCGGCGTATTGTTTAGAGGGTCCATCGCCAAGATGGATAACCATCTTGGCGACACTTGGAATGCACATTCCCTTATTGAATGGTCGGATTCCCAACTGGACCCATCTCGTTGGGTCCGGACAAGGGAAACCCATTCGTCTAGTGGGAGGTCGATTGGCGATTATCGCGATACCTTTGATGGTCGGCGATAGAGAGCCCGATCGCCGACCAATAAACAAAACATCCGCGACTCTTAGAATTCGTCGCGCCTCGAGTGTCGACTACCTCGGCTCCAAGTCTGATGACAGACTTATAGTTCCGTTATCGATACCTACGATACTCTTGGGAATCCAGTCAAAGCCCCAAATGCATTGACCCCGACACGTGTCACCACTTGAAAAAGGAATTGACGCTaacatataaattaataaatctaaATTTTCCGACCATAGTAATACGATTGGATCGTTAATTTTGTGTAGAGAAGCGATTTCATTTTGGTACGTTATACGTTGTTGGTGTACATAGTGATATTTTATAAagggtaattatttagattagGGTACATCTCATCGATTTCGAAGATTTTGAAATATGTTGCAGaaatatacattttgaacaactttttcctatacatattaCCCCCGCTCGCGCTTAGTTTCTGAGATATTTGTAAAAAACTAGTGCTATTACATATTGAATTCTGCTCAGACGTGAAAACTCGTGGCCACGTATACGCTCAACGTATACACTGCCGATGCGTAGACTTTCTTCTGTtttgattctttttttttctccttaCAATTAGTGCAGTACGCGTCACGAGGTAAAGAAGCACGCACAATTAACTCGCCCAAAGAATCActtttataacattattttcgCGTATAGTGTTACAGTACATATAACTATAATGAAATTATACGAGTTTTTCCATATTTGTGATGACTATGGGAAATTAATAGATTTTTTAATTGAGCGGAAGGTAACtatgaatttctaaatatttgttGCGACTACGGAGTATTAATAGATATTGAATTGAATAAAAGGTAATTCATGGAAGCATTTGCACAAAATGTCAGAAGGAAATGACATTTAATCGTAAGAGATTAATGTTTAAATGACGGAATACATTTTTTACGAAGAATAGTAGTAAAAAACGCGTGAAAAAAGAATGCGTAGTACAAATTAGTGCGTTACATAATACGTGGTTCCAACATGCACGCATACCAATTCAGGCCATCTGCAGATTTATAGCTTACCACATAATGCTACGGCCACCCCGGCAAACATTTTTAATGAAAGAACTGGGTGTATCTACAACGACAGTTGTTGATTGGGCGAGCTTTTGCAGAGAATTGTGTGTTTTATGGACTGAAAAATATTCATTTCAAATAGGAGGCGAAAATCAAATTGTCGAAGTCGATGAAGCAAAAATTGGCAAACGGAAATATAATAAAGGTCGTCTTATGAGTGGACAGTGGGTATTTGGAGGCTTCGATCGTaccagtaaacaattttttattgaGCCGGTTCCAGACCGAAGTAGCGAAACGTTACTTTCCGTTATACAACGAAAAATTAAGCCGGGGACAACAATCATTTCGGACTGTTGGAAGGCATATGACTGTTTGAATCTCAAAGGCTATAAGCATTTAACGGTGAACCACAAAATGAACTTTGTGGATCCAAATAGCGGTGCTCATACAcaaaatatagagcgaacaTGGCGGGAAACACGGGCGAATATTCCCCGCTATGGAATACGCACCTACCATTATATTGGGTACATAGCAGAGTTTCTCTTTCgacgaaaattcaattttaacgaTCGTCTTGTTGCGTTTTTTAATATAATGGCGGACGTGTTTCCCATTAATGAATCAACCGGTGCTTAACATGTACACCCCTAATGCAATAATAtctatgaaatatttaataaaattcgaaatttaATCTAATTAATGCAATATTCAATTTTCCCACTACACATTACCGAGTGTTAACCACGCGCCCAAAGCGACGCATTAGCCCGGAACCGTCGCTCATCTACTGTTTTCGTAAACGGTCGGTTTGACCAGCAAACGATGTACATACCGGTTAAACTGAAACGTTCAAATTAACCAATTTTTGATCTGTCTAACTTGTTTTGCGAAAATGCTGCCTTTAGAAAACCTCAAAATTGTCACGCGTAAGCGGGGCTCCACCCCTCCCCAATATaataatctaacccagacctaacctaatctaTCTCGAAGTACATTTAGAAACATAGattaagttaggtcagggtctgaTTTGTCGGGGAGGGGGTGCAGCCTACACGTgtcaattttgaatttttatcgtCCTTTATAACATATCTTAGTTTCATCGAAAACAAAGAATCAAAACAGTAGAACGTCTACGCATCGGCAGTGTATACGTTGAGCGTATACGTGGCCACGAGTTTTCACGTCTGGGCAGAATTCAATATGTAATAGCACTagttttttgcaaatatctcaccAACTAAGCGCGAGCGGGGGtaatatgtataggaaaaagttgttcaaaatgtatatttctacaacatatttcaaaatcTTCGAAATCGATGAGGTGTACCCTAATCTAAATAATTACTTTATAAAGTTTTGATATGTGACTGGGTTCTCGATAGCAATGTTTATTAATTCTTTATTCTCTAAAGGAAGCCGAGAAAGACCGTCTGCCTTAAGTTGCGTCTGCACTGCATCGGCACGACTCGGCATTTGCCGATCGGCATAGCGCGGCACATCGTCGTGGCACAAGTCGGCACGGCCGGGCCGTGTTACTGCTATGCACGCCTAAGTGGCAGAACTATTTCTTTCCTATTCGATCAATAGTGAAACGCAAAATCTCTTTCGTAAACGATGCTGATTTTTCTcattaaaacaatttttttattcaatacaaaattaagatcaccttaatttttttaataaaattgtattttttttttcataaatcgatgcatctttgtatcctcttgaaaaaagtattagaagctttaggtcgaaaattgaatagtttaGGAGTTATTAGTTGAGTCCCGAactcccatatacagggtgtttggtcacccctggatgaaattttaatgggagattctagatgtcaaaataagacgaaaatcaagaataccaatttgttgatggaagcttcgttaaaaagttattaacgtttaaagtttcgcccatactgaatttttttctcgaaaatgcgcaagatttcggaagtatgtctattcacaaaaaataattgtaactgacccccacaaccgaaaataatttttccaaaacgatttgaaattttttttttttcgttgaaaaatttaggcatctaaatagattttcggtaaggaaattttttctcgaaaatgcgtaggatttcgggggtatgtgtaatgaccaaaaatgattgtaattaacccttgcaaccgaaaataatttttttagaacgatttgaaagttttgaatttaattgttaataactttttaacgaagcctccatcaacaaattggtgttcttgattttcatcttattttggcctctaaaatcctccattaaaatttttcccaggggtggccgaacaccctgtatatgctttGGAACAAACTGCCAAAGCGTAGAGTTGCTTTGATTATTGTTTTACGTGCATCCGCCCAAGCACCGATGAAGCAATTCTTCCGAAGAAAGATCCTCATATATAGAGTATATCACTTTGTTTCGTGGAAAATGGCTCGGCGAGTGCTTCTCGAGTCAGCCAATCACTTTTTGGTTCGCTAGGTCTATTCTAGCAAGGATACGGAGCGAGGAATCGTGACTTTACAGCCACGTTGGGTTTTGTGCCAGAGAGAATCATACACTTAGATTGTTCACTATATCATTTAATCACAATTAACGATAACGATTACGACGGTACACTGGACGACAATATAAGTAACGACGGTGTTCGGTCGCAAGTACAAGTCACAGTGGTCGAAAATTCACAACAAGCAAACTCGTTAGCTGCGGACGCTTCGAACCTTTACACAGTTCTGGTTTCAAAACAAAAACGCTCATAGATCGCACGCTTGATCCGGTTGATGGCGTGGCGATAGATCTAATCCTGCGTGTATGACGCCGTTGACGTTTCGCAGAGTCGTACTAAGGCTCGGGAGTGCCTAGGTTTTATTACTTTTCGGAACAAAGTTTCTCCTATAGAATGGCAAtccgcgaacagctgcgtacgcgcgaaAGGTTGCGTTAGGCTAGTACTAGTGGTTCTcatgcagcatgaaaaattctgcTTACCGatgttatcgacagccttagatttttgtccacttaTTGGCACGCGAATGCCTTTGGTCGAatgagattcaacctgtcttatgaaaatacaGAAggacatatcaaaactcgcccgtcgagattttcacagagaaagggtgaatacCACTTCAAATACACAATGAATCTCGTTCAATGTAAGATGTTCGCGTTCCCATAAGTGGACAAAAAtttaaggctgtcgataacgtcggtaagtagaatctcctattaaaattcttcccagaggtggccgaacaccctgtatatgtcgcGTCCCTATGCCGCGACTGTTTGTTACTATGTCGCGTGCGGGTAGAAACGAAAGGCGGGTTATACAAACGCGCTGTTAACAGTTAACAGATGAATTTATTAACAAAGAACAATACAACTAATAAAGGATATTATAATGCCATGAGGAATCGAACGACAAATTCACAGCATGTAGCGCGTAAAGAAGAACGTTTTAGAAGTTCTGTTGCGACCGTGTCGAGCAGCGAACAAAAACTGAATGAATAAACTTGAATTGCTACCGGACACGCTAGCTGTTTCTTTTCGTTGGTTCCCTCAAAAGCGCACAAAGGGGGCGCGGATGCGACTGCATCAACAACGGTGGCGCCACAGAAATCTCTTTCCCCCCTCGGTGACCAAGTCTGGAAGCGAAGAGAACGTCACCCCCGCTTCTTCATCCTCTTGAAGGGCTTGGGCTGTGGCGGAGATGGAGGCCTCCCAGTAGGCTGGCTTCAAGTTATCCGTCGAGTATGCCTTCTCCTCCGCGTTGACATCCAGGACGAAAGTCTTGGCGTTAATCCTCCTGACTACCCGGTGCGGGCCCGTGTATGACTGTTACAAGGGTCACCTGATTTTTCCCAGCCTGCAGAAGACGTGTGTACAGGTCTAGAGGTTCTTAAACACGAAGGACCGCTGGAGGAAATAGCTCGCCACCGGAACCGGCTTAATGGCCTTGAAGAGCCTTCGCAGCTGCCTGGCGAAGTTCGACTGACAGGCCGGTTGCTTCTGTGTAACAAAAAATTCCCCCGGGATGCGAAGCAATGTCCCGAACAGCATCTCCACGGGAGGAGCCTGCAGATCTTCCGTGAATGTCGTGCGTAAACCTAGCAAGACCGTGGGCAGCGCGTCTAATCACGGAATTTCTGGCGAACATTTCAGCGCCGACTTGAATATCCTGcttgatttcttttttattggTAGGGACCCGCAGATCTATACGCTTCGAAGTAATCGTTGATCACTTTTGTGTTGCATATATGTTGGTCTGTTCACTTATCTCTTGAAACATTTCTTCAGTGACTAATAGCGCATAGAAGTCTTTTACATTGATACAATTTTGCAGTTCTATGTAAGTTATTTATGGCATCATCGTACACACTTGTAAAAGTTGTGATATTCGATTGATTCATTGCTATGAATTTGAAATATATACAAGTCACGATAAAATAAACCGTGATGATAGCACTTCGGAAAGTGTTGTTAAAGAACTTTCTGAGTCAGTGTTGCACAGGGGTCATACTTTATACATAGATAACTGGTATTTTTCCCCAAAATTGTTTATGACATTATCgtttaattataaaacaaatgtAATTAGCACAGTACTGGGAAATAGGAAGCGTATACCAAAAGATTTGTGTAATGTAAACTTAAAAAGGGGGGAATACGCAATAAGAAGCTGCAACCGAATACTCGCTATAAAATGGTAAGACAAGCGAGATGTTGAGAGCTCTTGCAATGTGTTGTACGTCGAGAGCTCTTCTTGCACGTCTGTTGATATGTAAAGCGTTGGTTTgtgtagtggactgtatttctgTGGCGTGGGCCCTCTCTCGTTCGTACGACGATACGTGATGGTGTTCGACGTTTTGATCTGATTTGTACGCTAAATGTCGCGCCTTATATCCTAATGCAAGAAGCCAGCCGCACCAAATCAGAACCTTTTTCGTTCAAGATTGGTGCGCTGGTACTTCTTGCATTTCGCGTTCGTGAGGGTGGACTGCGCGCCCCAGGTATCGGGAAAACCCCTGGCCCAACGGTTGAGACCAGGTCGCGAGGTCGCTGAAACGGGCCTTTTATGACggttattttatttacattgaCACTAAAACCATTTAGTGTCAATGTAGACGCCGAATTGCTGTTGTAAGCGAAACGGCATGTTCTGCGACGCAACACGAGATGTTTATATTATTACGACAAAACATGAAACAGTCGAAATGACTACACAAGGATCCTGTCGTATTTCAAAACCAAATTGTATTACAGAGTACAACAAGGGAATGAATGGAATTAATCTCCAAGATCAAATATTAACATTGTGtagcgctgcttcgctgcggggTGGGGCCACCCGTGAGAATTCTGTAGGATgaaggaaaaggaaaggagttggcgcgtttcgtccgggcctgctagtggactcgtcagtaaggctttctagcaggccctgccttagacgactgggatattgggaagtcgttcgaggagtgtatacataTATCTGGCACCTCCCCAACTTTTGTTGTCAAGTGGACCCATCACGTCAGCATGTACGAGTTCAAGAACTTCGGTTTTCAAATCTTTGGTTAGTTTTGGGAATGGTTGCCTCCTTGACTTACTTATTAGACAACTATCACATGGTGTTGGTTCTGATATGTCACAGTCCAGACAGTTTACCGCCTCAGTCTTTATCATTTTGATTATCTGATGTTTGTTGATGTGCATGAGACGTTTGTGCCATATATCCAGGGATAGCTTATTTGACCTTTCTGCCTATAACTTTGCCACTTTTCCACTATATATAATCTGAGGTTTTGCCTTTACTATATATAACCTATCCTTTCTGAAAGCTTTCATTAGTGTGCTGTTTCTTTTATCACATATGCGGCATCCAAACTTGTCAAAAATCACTTTCTTTCCATTTTATATTATTTGTGTAACtgataaaatattgtttttaatacCTGGTACTCATAAGGTGTTTTCTGCTTCAAATTCCTGTAAACTTCCTCTTGCTTCAATAATCTCTGCATTTACTTTGCCTTTTCCAGATACCTGCATTGTTGTCCCATCAGCCGTTGTAAGATTTTCAGCTTCGATATCTGTTTTGAGCATTGAAAAGTATTTCTTATTTGGAGTCATGTGGTGCATGGCACCAGAGTCTATCACCCATGAGTGCTCATCGACCATTGCCGTACTTAGCACTAcattcatgcttttgctttgacATGGTTCGTCGAGAGGTTTTTGCTACTCCTACAGTATATACCAATGCGTCCAGGCTTTTGACATTTAAAGCATATTATTTCTTTCTGTGCATCTGGTTTTCTCCTTTCTGGCTGTTTCTCTTTCCTATTCTGAAATTTAGAATTGTTAACTCAACCTCCATGTAACCTCCTCCTACGGCTTCCAGGGTATagcgcccctggttcgtccacgtaacctcCTCCTACAGccagcggctgcccctatccgTCACCtgaggac
The window above is part of the Colletes latitarsis isolate SP2378_abdomen chromosome 2, iyColLati1, whole genome shotgun sequence genome. Proteins encoded here:
- the LOC143347767 gene encoding uncharacterized protein LOC143347767, producing the protein MLRPPRQTFLMKELGVSTTTVVDWASFCRELCVLWTEKYSFQIGGENQIVEVDEAKIGKRKYNKGRLMSGQWVFGGFDRGTTIISDCWKAYDCLNLKGYKHLTVNHKMNFVDPNSGAHTQNIERTWRETRANIPRYGIRTYHYIGYIAEFLFRRKFNFNDRLVAFFNIMADVFPINESTGA